The following coding sequences lie in one Sphingobium sp. KCTC 72723 genomic window:
- a CDS encoding aminotransferase class I/II-fold pyridoxal phosphate-dependent enzyme, which yields MSRLPDIMSRRMLMRGAVAATSIAAATPALAQRGRKVALPDDPAGMVATLSDGIFLNSNEHPVGPCPAALAALAQLPPLSGRYGMAFAGQLESLFARQNGLMPDQVQVHPGSFMPLRSVALTYSTPDRPIAYFEPTFDQGFLGLNDQSITRSVAVPLSGDFAADPRTLLAAAPDAGVYYLCNPNNPTGLVTTRADIDWLLANKPKGAILLIDEAYIHFSDATSCLDLVARGADVLVTRTFSKIYGLAGLRCGLIAGRKDLLDGMARYGTNITPMPAVIAAEASLLDPTLLTSRKAANKAVRDDLYAWLAARGMRYLPGEASFAMIHVDRPGADVTAALAAQKIFIGGPRKHMDDWVRVSFGTPAEMQAFKAAFIKILA from the coding sequence ATGAGCCGATTGCCTGACATAATGTCCCGCCGGATGCTGATGCGCGGGGCGGTGGCGGCCACGTCGATTGCCGCTGCGACACCTGCTTTGGCCCAGCGCGGGCGCAAGGTCGCATTGCCCGACGACCCGGCGGGCATGGTCGCCACGCTGAGCGACGGCATCTTCCTCAACAGCAACGAACATCCCGTCGGTCCCTGCCCCGCCGCGCTCGCGGCGCTGGCGCAACTGCCGCCATTATCGGGGCGCTATGGCATGGCCTTTGCCGGGCAACTGGAAAGCCTGTTCGCGCGGCAGAACGGCCTGATGCCCGATCAGGTTCAGGTTCATCCCGGTTCCTTCATGCCGCTCCGTTCGGTCGCGCTGACCTATTCCACGCCCGACCGCCCGATCGCCTATTTCGAACCGACCTTCGATCAGGGCTTTCTGGGCCTGAACGACCAGAGCATCACCCGGTCGGTCGCGGTGCCATTATCGGGCGATTTCGCCGCCGACCCGCGCACATTGCTGGCCGCTGCGCCGGACGCAGGCGTCTATTATCTGTGCAACCCCAACAACCCCACCGGCCTTGTCACGACCCGCGCCGATATCGACTGGCTGCTGGCCAACAAGCCCAAGGGCGCAATCCTGCTGATCGACGAAGCCTATATTCATTTCAGCGACGCAACCTCCTGCCTCGATCTGGTCGCCAGGGGCGCGGACGTGCTGGTGACGCGCACTTTCTCCAAGATTTACGGCCTAGCAGGATTGCGCTGCGGCCTGATTGCCGGGCGCAAGGATCTGCTCGACGGCATGGCCCGTTACGGCACCAACATCACGCCGATGCCCGCCGTGATCGCGGCGGAAGCCAGCCTGCTGGACCCCACGCTGCTCACCAGCCGCAAGGCCGCGAACAAGGCCGTGCGCGACGATCTCTACGCCTGGCTCGCCGCGCGCGGGATGCGCTATCTGCCCGGCGAGGCGAGCTTTGCGATGATCCATGTCGACCGCCCCGGCGCGGACGTCACCGCCGCGCTTGCCGCGCAGAAAATCTTCATCGGCGGCCCGCGCAAACATATGGACGACTGGGTCCGCGTCTCCTTTGGCACACCCGCCGAAATGCAGGCGTTCAAGGCCGCCTTCATCAAGATTCTGGCATGA